TCACGATGGGCCCGGAATATGCCGGCTGGTCTGAAACGGGGTGGGTGAAGAACATCGTCGTACGCAACAATGTGATACGCGATGTCTGCCAGGACCAGGCGTCGTATGCCGAAAAAACGTATTACCCCGGTGCGCTTTCGATATTCCCTGCATTGCGCGCCAATCCCGATAAGCTTCCTGTGTCAGCGCATAATTCGAACATCGTCATACAGAGCAATGTCATCGACGGCGCAAGTACGGCGGCGATATACATCAACGGCGGACGGGACGTTGCTATCAGCGGCAACATCATACGCAACGTAAATCGCGTGAACGGAGAGAAAACGGCAAGCGAAGCGAATGCGCGTACCGATCATGCCATCGTTGTTTTCAATTCCATGAATGTTTCGGAGCGGGATAATACGTTCGGCCCCCCGGGGCCGTTCTCAAAGGGGAATTTCAAGGATTTCGGCTTCATCCGTGCCGAGAAAAAAGAGCGCGTCGCCGTGTCTTACGCTTTGCTTTCCGCCGAAGCGGACGCTGCTAACTGGAACGCGCTCAGTGTCGATACGATGAACAAGCGCGAGGGAGGCGTTTCGTTCAAATGGGAAAGAGCGAATGCAGGCGTGGCGCTGCAATCGGCGGCGCTTTCACGGAACGATTGGTCGGACTGCGATCATCTCTCGTTCTGGCTCTATGCGGAAAAGGATAATGGTGCGGCGATCGTCATCACGATCACATCACCGCAGAAGAGCGAACTGGATAATTATTATATGAAGAAGATCGTCACCGCGCAGGGCTGGCAGCAGATCACGATACGCTTCAAGGATCTCGAAGTGATGCGCTCGCCCAAGGGATGGTCGAACGTGAGCAAGATCGCCTTCAATCTGATAGGCTGGGGCGCGGTGAGAAAACCGGATACCGTCCTTTCCATTTCTGATATCCGTATCGGGTATGATCCTGCATTGCAATAAATCCAAGGAGCAGCTATGAATCGCACAGGAGCAATTTCTATCGGCATCGCGGGCATCGGCCGCGCGGGCTGGGGCATGCACTGCAATGAGCTCAAGGGGCGCGAAGGAAAATTCACCATCCGTGCGGCATGCGATATCGACGAGGCGCGGCTGGCGAAAATGAAAGAGCGATACAGCTGCGTGACATATACGAGCTTTGATGAGATGATAAATGATAAGAACATCGAGCTTATCGATATCGCCACGCTCTCGCCCGATCACACGCCGATGGCGCTCAAGGCGCTCGCCGCGGGGAAATATGTCTTCCTCGAAAAGCCCATTGCGCTCACGTACAAGGATGCGCTCAGGCTCAAAGCGGCATCGATGAAGTACAGAAAAAAACTTTATTGCCGTCATAATCGCCGGTTCGAAGCGCCGTTCGTGCATATCAGAGAGATCATCGCTTCCGGATTGCTTGGCGATGTCTACGAGATAAAGCTTCGCCGTCACGGTTATTCGCGGCGCGACGACTGGCAGACGCATATCGCATCCGGCGGCGGGCAGCTCAACAACTGGGGACCGCATATCATCGATCATGCGCTCCGCTTCCTCGAGTCGCCGGTCGCGACAATATGGGGTGATCTGAAAAAAGTGGCCGCTGTCGGCGATGCCGAGGATCATCTCAAGATAGTGCTCACCGGAAAGAACGGACGCATTGTCGATCTTGAGATAAGCGGCGGTGCGGCGATAATCGAGCCGGAATATATAATTTTCGGATCGAAGGGTGCGCTTACCTGTACCGGCAACGAGATCAGGATGAAATATCTCGACCCCGCGGTAACACTTCCCCCGCGAAAAGCTGTAAAAGCGTCTCCGCCCATGGAAGGAAGCTTCGGTAACCCCGATGTGCTCACGTGGAAAGAAGAGACGATACAGGCCTCGCCGGCTCAACCGAGCAATACCGACCACATCTGGGACCATCTCCATGCCTCCATTCGCGAAGGGAAGAAATTCCCGATAACGATGGACGAAGCGGTGGAGGTCGTTCGCGTAGCGGACATCGTAAAACGGGGAACGGCATTCACCGCGAAAAAATAGCGTTCCCCATACGCAGCGCCAGTGCAACGCTTGTCGCATCGCCTGCGGGACTTGCCGAATGCGATTATCGGTATATACTTACCACATCATTCCCGATACGGAGGAATACCATGAAAAAGCATACATGCATGCTCGCAGCATTGGCTGCACTTACCGTCTCCTCGCTGACGCTCGTATCATGCTCGTTCTTCGGCGCAAAGGTCACCGACGATACGGTGAAAAAATACTGCGCGGCATGGAAGAACCTGAAAGCGCTCGGTATCACCAAGGGCGAAATGCCGTCGGGCGTGAACGGATTGAAGCTGTTCGAAAAAGCGGTCAAGAGCGCCGGCTTCAAGGGCGTCCTCGAGTTCATGGGAATGCAGCAGAAGATCGGACAGGCGTTCATCGTGGTGAAAGCGGAGAAAGTGATGAACAATCCGAAGGCGACCGTTGCCGACTTTGACAAGCTGCTCGATGACCCGACCATACCGGAAGCAACGAAACGATCGATACGCGATGCGCTCAAAGCGGGCGGATCCGAGAAGAACCTCAAATATGCGAAGACCGCGTTCGATCTCCTCGCAAAAATGGTCGACAAGGAAACGCTTGCCGTGGTCCGGCGCAATGAGGCTGAATTGACGGCGGTCTTTTCCGAGAAATAGTTCAGGACAGACCGAGCTTCTTCATTTTCTGCCAGAGCGCCACGCGGCTGATGCCTATTTCCCGCGCGGCGGCGCTCCTGTTGCCCCCGTGCGCGGCGAGTATACGCACAATATCATCTTTGCTCACCAGTGAGCGCTTCGCCTCCCGGGGTTTCTGTTCCGGCGTGTGTTCGGCGGCGGATATCGATGGCGGGAGATCGAGCGCGTCAATGGATGCCCCTGCGGCGACAACGAACGCATACTCGATGGTATTTTCAAGCTCGCGCACATTACCCGGCCACGTATGTGCCATGAGCACGCGCATGGCGCGGGGTGTACACCCTTGTATGTTCTTACCCGAACGGGCGGCATGTTTCTTTATGAACGCATCGCATAAGAGCGGTATATCGTTCATGCGCGTACGCAGGGGCGGCATGTGTATCGGGAACACCGCAAGGCGATAGAAAAGGTCCTCACGGAAATTCCTTTGTGTAACGTACGCAGGGAGATCACGATTCGTCGCTGCTATGATGCGCATATCGACGGGAATGCTGTCGGTGCCGCCGACACGTTCGATCATCCGTTCCTGAATGACGCGAAGGAGCTTCACCTGCGTTGCCGGTGATATCTCACCGATCTCGTCGAGGAATATCGTGCCGCCGTGCGCAAGCTCGAATTTCCCTTTTTTATCCCGTATGGCGCCGGTGAATGCACCGTGTACGTGGCCGAAGAGCTCGCTTTCGAGGACGCTCTCGGCGAGCGATGCACAGGATACCGCCACGAACGGCGTGGTCCTTCGCGGCGAGCGGTCATGAATCGCCCGGGCAGCGAGCTCTTTGCCGGTACCGCTTTCCCCGGTTATGAGAACGTTCGCCATCGATTCTGCGGCAAGCGATATCTGGCGGAACACCGCATGCATTGCAGGCGCTTTTCCATAGATGCCGGAATATGACGACGGTGCATCGGCAACGGCGGTCTTCACCGACGTGCAGACGTTCACATCGCGTATATCGAGGACCATGATACGGCGGCGGCCGGCAACCGCATCGCTGTGGAGCATGACCGGGCAGAGATCGCCCTCTCGTATCATGAGATAGAAGCTCTTCGTGCCGGGTTCGTTTTCCTTCATGCAGTCGGCGAGATCGACCTCGCTTTCCGCGGACGGTGAAACGAAGTACCGCAGAATGCGATATGATCTTCCGACGGCATCGTCGCGGGCTATACCTGTCAGGAGCACCATCGCATCGTTCCAGCTCCGTATCGTCAATTGTTCATCAAGTGAATAAAAACCGAGCGTGGGAAAACCATCAAGCGCTCCGAATGATGATGCATCAGATGCGTTCATAGGGTATATCTCCATCAATGCTTAACGTAAAGCAAGTGCCGCGTGCATATGCCTTAACGTTAAGATAATATAATGCAACCGCAAATCAAGCGAAATTTCACCGTTTTATATGGCATACCGATTGCAATACTTAAGTAACAGATCATATGACCAAGGAGGTTATTATGTCGGTCACTGTATATTCAACTCCGAGCTGCGGTTATTGCACCATGGCGAAGAATTATCTGCGTTCCAAAGGCATTCCGTACACGGATGTTAACGTAGCCGCGGACCGTGCGAAGGCGGAAGAGATGGTACGCAAGACAAATCAATACGGCGTGCCGGTGCTTGAAATAAACGGGAGCATCGTCGTCGGTTTCGACAGGCCGCGCATCGATGCGCTCATAGGACGGTAGACATGGTCTCAATAATTGCAGCACGCTGCCCGCAGAACCATCCCTGTCCGTCGGTACATGTATGCCCGACGGGGGCGCTCACGCAGAAGGGTTATGGTCTGCCGGAGGTTGACGAAGAGAAATGTACCGACTGCGGACAATGCATATCGTTCTGCCCGCGCGGGGCTTTCAAACCGGCAGCGGCGGGGGTTCTGCGATGACCATGCGTATAATAAAAACCGCCGCGTTCATAGTCATCGGCGGCGTACTTGGATTTGCCTATTACAAACTCGTAGGCTGTCGGACGGGCACCTGTCCGATAACGTCCAATCCCTATATATCGATGATCTATGGGGCCGTTCTCGGCGGATTGGCAAGCGGGATCACAGCCCCATCATGAACGCAAAGACCTTATCGGAAAATCCGGGCAGGCCCTCGTGGCCGAAATCCGGATAGATGACAAGGTCTTTTTTCGAGGTGATGCGGTTATACGCGGCGAACTGCGTCGACGGCGGACAGACGGCATCCATGAGCCCCACGCCCATGAGCACTTCCGCTTTGATCCGCGGTGTGAGGAATTGCACGTCGATGTAGCCTAAGCGGGTGAATATCTCGTCCTCACGCTCATGGCGCGGATCGAAATTGCGGAAGAACGTCTTCAGTTCAGCGTACGCATTGGCGGCCTGGTCCATCTCCCATACGCGCTTGTAATCGCAAAGGAAGGGGAATGTCGGCGCTGCGCGTTTTACCCGCGGCTCAAGCGATGCGCATGCGAGCGTAAGTCCGCCGCCCTGCGAGCCGCCGAACACGCCCACGCGCTTCTCATCAACATCGTCCATGTTCATGACGATGCGTACGAGTTGTGCCGTATCGAGATAGATGGCGCGAAAGAGGAGCTTATCGGGACTGTCGTTAAGACCGCGTATGATGTGGCCGTTCTGCGTCGTGCCTTTGATGCCGCCGACATCCTCCGATCGTCCGCCCTGACCTCGGCAATCGAGCGCTGCGACCGTATAGCCCTGCCCGACATAGGCGAGCTTGTCGTGCCAGTCGCCGGAGCTGCCGCTGTATCCGTGAAAGAGGACAACAGCAGGATGCTTCTTGGCGGGGTTCTTCGGGCGCAGGAGCTTCGCGTATACGCGCGCGCCGAGCACACCGGTGAAATACATATCGAAGCATTCCGCGTTCGGTGCGGAGAATTCAGCCGGCTTCAATTCCACCTTTGGGTCGATAGCATGCATCTCGGCGAGCGATCTGTCCCAGAACTGATCGAGATCGTCCGGGCGCGGATTGCGGCCGGTGTATTTGTATAATTCGGGAAGCGGTTTGTCTATCAACGGCATGGTACACTCCTCGTAAGGATCGGGGTATGGTATCGTACTGGGATTTTTATGCAAGTGGTGGGCCTGCATAGTCTCCGGATAAGCATGTTGTTGACGAAGCCCCTGCATCGTGTATACTGTCCTGAAATTCTGACATTGGCGGTGAATATGTTTTCGACATTCCCGTTCAATAATCCCGGGTTCCAGTCATTTGCATGGGGCGTCATAAGCGCCATTTCACTGCCGCTCGGGACGCTCACCATCCTTGTCTGGAAGCCCGGGCCGAAAGCGGTCGCTTTCCTCATGGCGTTCGGCGGCGGGGCGCTTCTTTCCGCGCTGACGATAGATCTTGTCGGCGCGGCGATAAAAGCAGGGCATTTCATCCCATTGGCCATCGGCTGTGCCGGCGGCGGTGTGCTTTTTGAGGTCTTAAACCAGCTGCTCAATAAACAGGGCGGTTTTCTGCGTAAATCATCCACAACGCTGAATTATCTGAAAATAAAAAAGTCACGGCAATTCAAGCGCATATTCCGGGAATTGAGCCGCATCCCGATATTCCATGAGCTTCCCCCGGAAGAAATAAAGCTTTTAGCACCCTATATAACCGATTCACGATATCCGAAAGGTGTTTCAATATTCAAACAGGGGGAGAAAGGCGACAGCCTGTTCATCATCGAAAAGGGGATCGTGGATGTATGGGACGATAAGAGTAAGAAGCGAATATCGCGTCTTACTGATAACGATATCGTGGGCGAGATAGCGATCATTACCGGCGCGACAAGAACAGCCACGGCACGTACCGTGACCGATACGAACATGTGGGTGATACAGAAGACCGATTTTGAGAAGGTGCTGGCGCAGTCCCCGCGCTTATCCCAGGTCATGAAGGATCTTATACAGGGCCGGCTCAAGCGATTGGAAAAGGTCATGGCCATTGATCCGAAGAAAGCGCGCCGCTGGGCCGCAACGGTGATCAGGAACATCGATGAGCGGGCGATGCTGCCGACGAACCATGAGATACAAAAAGCTGCCGCGGAGAATAAAGGCGCACCGCTGGCGATATGGCTCGGGATACTGCTTGACGGAATACCGGAGTCGCTTGTCATCGGCGCGAGTCTCATCCATTCATCGATAAGCTTTTCCCTGATAGCCGGTCTTTTTCTGTCGAATTATCCGGAGGCGCTTTCCAGTTCCATGGGCATGAAGGAGCAGGGCAAATCGTTCCCGCGTATCCTGCTGATGTGGAGCTCGCTTGTGCTTATCACCGGCATCGGCGCATTTTTCGGGAACATGCTCTTCGCGCATACGCCGCACTTTCTTTTCGCCTTCATCGAAGGACTTGCTGCGGGGGCGATGCTCACGATGATAGCAGAAACGATGCTCCCGGAGGCGTTCCATAAGGGCGGGTCCATCATCGGCCTGGCGACACTGTTCGGCTTCCTCTCCGCGCTGTTCTTCAAGATGATATGAGGCGACGGGTTCAGGTCTTCTTCTTTTCCTTCTTCGCCGCAGGGAAAAGTATATTGTTGAGTATCAATCGATACCCCGGTGAATTTCTATGAAGCGAAAGGTCCGTCGGCGAATCCTCGATGTAGTGATTGGGGTCCTCAGGGTCATGCCCGCCGTAGAACGTGAAGCTCCCCTTCCCGAAATTGCCGTGCAGATATCTGACTGAATCGCTTTTCGGCGTATCGGCGAGAATGGTTATGCTGTCCTTGATATGCTTTCGGCGGAACGTTGATGTGATGCCGAAGAAACCGCGTATGACGCTTTCATGGTTCTGATTGAGCATTGCCGGCACGGGGTCGATCTTCGCCGAGAACGGGAAAAGCTCGAAATCGGTCATGGGGACGCGGTTGGGGGCGTTCACCCAGTTGAAATCGATATCGGAGAACGGGTTGAGATACGGCGTTTCATTGACGGTGAACCCCTCGAAGGCGAATGTCTTTTTATGATCGATCCTCTTTTCCCAGTCGGCGGTCTGCGGCGTGCCGTCTATCTCCGGCGGGATGAAATCCGTCCCGTACAGCGCAAGTGCTATGTCGATAGTTTCCACGGCGGCGCACATGGCGAACAGGAAACCGCCGTTGGCGACATAGTTCTGTATGCCGCGCGCGACCGCTCCCTTGTGTTCGCGCACCGATGCGAAGCCCGCTTCTTTCGCGAGCTTGGTGAAAAGCGACACCTGTTTCTGATACCAGGGGGCGGCGGCATGTGAGTAGAAGAATCGGCTGAACTGTCCCGTAAAATCCTCGTGATGCAGATGCAGCCAGTCGTATTCGGAAAGCTTCCCCAGGAGCACCTCCCTGTCCCAGAGCTTGGTGTACGGTATGTCGGCATAGACAAGCGCAAGCGTTACCGCATCATCCCACGGCGCCGTCCATTCGGGCGTATACACCGCGACCTTCGGCGCCTTCTCGAGCACGATGCGCTCCATGTTGTTCTGTTCCATCGTGCGGTATATCGCCGCGGCATCGCTTTCGGATATGCGCATGACGGCAATGCCGTTCACACGTGCTTTTGCATAAAATGCCGCAGATTCGCGGAAGAGGAACGCCCCCGCGCGATAATTGAGCAGCCACTCCGCCTTCTCGCCTGCGGCAAGCACGGTATAGGCGAGTCCATACGCTTTGAGATGATCGGTCTGCGCTTCGTCCATGGGGACGAGGAGATACTGCGGGTAGAGGGGGGAAAGAAGGAGAAGGAATGCAAAAACCATAGCCCAACATGCAGAAACAAAATCCATCAGCCCCGAACGCACGGGGTCTTGACCCCGTGTTCGATTGCCGCGTATCATGGCACACGAGGCCAAGGCCCCGTGCTCTTTCGCCATCATGTTATTTGCCCCGCAAACTGAATTCCAGCTATCGATCAACATGTCTACACCGACTACGCGGTTTATCCATCCTAATTCATCAATCCCGCGACGGCCGTTCCGATTAGCGTCGCATTCTCAACGGTGAGGATGTCATAATAGATGCCCTTCTTCTCCCGGAGATACGCACCGAGAAATCGCTCGGTCTTCTGTTTGAGACCCGCAAGGCGATGGAAAGTCGTCCCTTCGGCGGTTATGCCCACCGGCGCGAGCGGATCGGTGCCGGCCCCCGAGCGTATGACAACGGATGCGAGATTGATAGCAGTGATAGCAGCGGAACGCGAGACGAGCATGTCAAAGAGATGCCAGAGCGTACGCGCGTCGTCACCCATGACGAGGCGGGAGAGCGAATACTCTGTGTCATTGGGCATGCTGATAAAGTCATTGATGTCCTTCGTTTCGAGAGCGGTGAGCGATGAAAGAAGCGTGGCCGCGGCGGGAGAGAACAATCCCTCGCGGCATGCGGCATGCACGGCAAGAAGGGCGAGCGGCCCGAGATAGCGCCCGGACACTATCTTCTCAAGTCGATAATTCCCTTTGTCCTGCGTCGTCGCATCGAGCGCATCATCGAGATCACCATGCGGGAGCACGTTCATACCGCCCATCTCGATATTGATGCACTGCGAACGCTTTGCATCGAGACCTTTGACCTTGGTGATATTCCTGTTCGCTTCTACATAGCTCGTATTGGTGCCGGTACCAAGAATGAAGCCGATATAGCTCCCGTACTGACGCGCACCGGAGACCGAACGCCCGGCAAGAAGGGTTGCGACCGTATCATTGAGTATGACGATGTTCTTTTTCGACGCCCCGTTCGCGGCGAGCGCGGCCGTAAGCCCCTCGCCGATGAAACTCCCCTCTACCGCTTTTGCTTTTACTTCCTTCGTCCAATGCATGAGCTTGCCGTCCTTCGACGGGAACATCTCGACGGGGTAGGAGAAGCAGAAACTGATGGAATCGGAAACATCGGCCACCGCGCGGACATGGGCGGACATGGCAGCGTAGAATTCATCCTTGGCAAGCTCACGCTCGATACCCGGCATGCGATGCGTGGTGAAATTCTCCACCACCGGATTCCTCGATGCATCGAATCGCACCGTTGATACGCGGAAATTCGTACCGCCCGCATCGAGCACTATGACCTTCTTGTCGACAGGGAGTTCATGCTCGGTATCGACCTCGATATAGGTCGGTATCATCTTAAGCGAGCTTTTCTTCCCGGCAAGACCGTTCTCCATCTCGGAGCAGAACCGCTTCGTCCATGTATCGATATCGATATCACGATAGTTCGCGCCGTGCCTCGTGAGGAATCGCGATACACGCGTTTCAGGCGTAACGGATTTCGCTTTCGTCGTCGCACGTGCTTTCTTTGCCGGTCGTTTCTTCATTATCCTGCTCCGAATGGAAGTGCAAGAACAATATCATTGAAAAGATGCTTCGTCAACAACCGCGTGTATGGAGAGCTGTGCGATCAGAGAACAAGGGCTCATGAGCCCTTGTTCTTCAAACCGGGGCAGGGCAATAAAAAAGGCAGGGCATATGCCCCGCCTTTTTTCATTCGTTCGGTGTTCGATCAATGCGCTTCGACGAGCTTGTCCTTCTTGATGAACGACATCATATCGCGGAGCTTCTTGCCCACGGTCTCGATGTCATGCTTCTGATACTTCTCGCGCAGTTTCTTGAATTCCGGATAACCCTTGTCGCATTCCTCGATCCACTGCTTCGCGAACGCGCCGCTTTGGATCTCTTTCAACACCTTGCGCATCTCATCCTTCGTTTTCTCGTTGATGATACGCGGACCGATCTTGTATCCGCCGTACTCGGCCGTGTCGGACACAGAGTAGTACATATCGGCGATGCCGCCGGCATAGATAAGGTCGACGATGAGCTTCGTTTCATGGAGGCATTCGAAATACGCCATTTCCGGGGCATAGCCGGCTTCAACGAGGGTCTCATAGCCCTTGATGATAAGGTCGGCAAGACCGCCGCAGAGCACGACTTGTTCGCCGAAAAGGTCGGTCTCGGTCTCTTCCTTGAACGATGTTTCGATGACGCCGGCGCGCGTTCCGCCCAGTCCCTTCGCGTATGCAAGGGCGATATCCTTTGCCTTGCCGCTCGCGTCCTTTTCAATGGCGATAAGACACGGTATGCCCGAGCCGTTGACGTATTCGCGGCGAAGCGTGTGTCCCGGACCCTTGGGGGCTATCATGATGACATCGACGCCGTCCGGGGCAGCGATGCGTTTGAAGTGGATATTGAATCCGTGCGAGAAGCCGATGGACTTGCCCGGCTTCATATGCTGTTTGATCTCGGCTTCATAGACCTTTTTCTGCACCTGGTCGGGAAGGAGTATGTGTATTATGTCCGCTTTCGAAGCGGCATCGGACGCGCTCATCGGCGAAAAGCCGTCTTTTTTGGCCCGCTCGAAGTTGGGCGTGCCGGCGACCTCGGCGATGATGACGGTGAGGCCGGAATCGCGGAGGTTCTGCGCCTGCGCATGACCCTGTGAGCCGTAGCCGATTATCGCAATGGTCTTACCTTTGAGTATGTCAAGGTTGGCATCATTGTCGTAATAGATCTTCATGGTATCTCCTTTGGAATGGATAATAGGGGCGTCATTCTATATGGAACAGCCGAAATGTCAATCCAGCGCCCCTAGAACAGATGCATATATGCTCGCTCAATCCTTGATTTCATGGAACAACACTGTATAATAGTGATATCCGCCCAGGTCGTGTACCACAGAGAATACGCCGAAGAAAGCGAGACGTTCCCCTATGCGTTATATCGTCAATCTCCTCGAAGATATCGTCGAAAAATGCACGGATGAGTACCTCAAGGATGCCGGTGTCTCCGTAGATTCAAGCGTTAAATACGATATCATCGTATACACGCTCAACAAACTGCTTCCGCAGTACGTAGTAAGCGCGCGCGGCAAGCTCCATTCGATAAAGAACAACGAGAACGTACAGCACATCGCCGATATCTATCACTGCATACACGAAGGGTATGAGGTCGTACAGAAACGGCGCGGGTATTCGACGCGCGAGACGCTCCCGATAATCCCCGAAGACGGGCTCTATTGTGTGTACCCCGAGGTCATGGGCACCGTGTTCAACGGGAAAAGCTTCATGCGCCTTTCACGCGGCACGGTGAGCATGCTCGAGAACGAGGACCTCATCGCCCCCTACAACGGGAATTTCCCGAACCCCTATTCGATATCGGAAAAAACGAGCGGCCGCTACATGTTCCGGTTCAAGCCCAGGCGCGTGTACACCGAAGCGCTTGTCATGGCGGTGCTCACGCTTCGTATCGAAAGCCACGGGTTCGAACCGCATATCTCGCATGTGAAACTGCCGATAAGCCCGGTGCAATGCACGCGCAGCGAAGTGCCGGGGTTCACCACGCATATCGTCAACGATATCTATCTCACGGACTGATATGGCTTCACGGGGCGTCTATACCGAACGGATCACCGGCGTACAGAAGATCGGCGATGATTACCGTGTGATCACATTCAATGATGCGCCACTCGCGAGAACGGTAAAACCGGGGATGTTCTTCACCGCAGCATGCGGCGGGGGCACGGTGCTCCGCCGGCCGTTCGCCTTCATGGATGTTTCCGGCGATGAGATACGTGCACTGTACCGCATCGTCGGCACGGGTACGGAGAACCTCGCGAGGCTCTCCGTCGGCGATACGCTTTCCATCGTCGCACCGCTCGGCACGCCATTTCCCCTGCCGACAAAGGACAGGCGCACGATACTGGTCACCGGCGGTGTCGGCACGCCGCCGATGTATCTCCTTGCGAAACATCTGTCACCGCGTCATGAGGTGCATGTGTTCATCGGCGCTTCAACGCGCTCGCACCTGCTCTTCGCCGAGCAGTTCAGGAAGATAACCCCGCATGTGTTCTGTGCCACCGACGACGGGAGCTACGGCGAAAAGGGCACGGTCGTCGATCTGCTCAGGAAGAAATTCTCCCTCCCGCTCATGAGCGCGCTCGTGTATGCCTGCGGGCCCAAGCCCATGCTCCGCGCGCTTGCCGACTTTCTCGCCGTCAATAAGCTCACCGGCTATTTCTCGCTTGAAGCGCTCATGGGCTGCGGCTACGGCGTCTGCCTCGGCTGTGCGGTGACGACCAAGGACGGCTATAAGCTCTGCTGTTCCGACGGCCCGGTGTTCAAAGCGGATGAAGTGATATTCTAGCGCGCCTCGATCGCCCCTGCGGTCGGGCGTGACGAACGCTTCTTTCCGAAAAAATCATGTGCTGCGCGGTATCGGACGTCGTTCGTACGTACATGATCATCGGGCACCGTTGACGGTGTCTGCGATGCTATCGTATAGACATCGCCGTTCACGGTTATCGCGCTGCCGCCTTCCCGCGTGAGCGTGCTCCCGGCATCCTTGCCCTGTGCACGCCATTCCTCGAACGTGAACGACTCCTTACGCACACCGAAAAGCCATGGCGCGTTCTGTGAAAGCGAATATACGTTGTTCTCCGGATGGAAGGAGCGATATTTCTCCGTTCCCTGATCAGCATTCTGGAACACCATCGATATCGGGTTCGATGCGACGACAAGCGAATTGATGATATACGCGGGGCCGGTAAAATCCCAGAGCTTGTAATGGATGTTCGCTGTCGGCGTATCGTAGATCCAGGTGTTATGCAGGAACACCTGCCGCCACGTGTGATGATAATCGCCGTGGAACACGTTGAAGAAAATGTTGTTCACCCACACGATAGCGTCATCGGACGTGCCGG
The sequence above is a segment of the Spirochaetota bacterium genome. Coding sequences within it:
- a CDS encoding dihydroorotate dehydrogenase electron transfer subunit — protein: MASRGVYTERITGVQKIGDDYRVITFNDAPLARTVKPGMFFTAACGGGTVLRRPFAFMDVSGDEIRALYRIVGTGTENLARLSVGDTLSIVAPLGTPFPLPTKDRRTILVTGGVGTPPMYLLAKHLSPRHEVHVFIGASTRSHLLFAEQFRKITPHVFCATDDGSYGEKGTVVDLLRKKFSLPLMSALVYACGPKPMLRALADFLAVNKLTGYFSLEALMGCGYGVCLGCAVTTKDGYKLCCSDGPVFKADEVIF
- the ilvC gene encoding ketol-acid reductoisomerase, with protein sequence MKIYYDNDANLDILKGKTIAIIGYGSQGHAQAQNLRDSGLTVIIAEVAGTPNFERAKKDGFSPMSASDAASKADIIHILLPDQVQKKVYEAEIKQHMKPGKSIGFSHGFNIHFKRIAAPDGVDVIMIAPKGPGHTLRREYVNGSGIPCLIAIEKDASGKAKDIALAYAKGLGGTRAGVIETSFKEETETDLFGEQVVLCGGLADLIIKGYETLVEAGYAPEMAYFECLHETKLIVDLIYAGGIADMYYSVSDTAEYGGYKIGPRIINEKTKDEMRKVLKEIQSGAFAKQWIEECDKGYPEFKKLREKYQKHDIETVGKKLRDMMSFIKKDKLVEAH
- a CDS encoding hexokinase yields the protein MKKRPAKKARATTKAKSVTPETRVSRFLTRHGANYRDIDIDTWTKRFCSEMENGLAGKKSSLKMIPTYIEVDTEHELPVDKKVIVLDAGGTNFRVSTVRFDASRNPVVENFTTHRMPGIERELAKDEFYAAMSAHVRAVADVSDSISFCFSYPVEMFPSKDGKLMHWTKEVKAKAVEGSFIGEGLTAALAANGASKKNIVILNDTVATLLAGRSVSGARQYGSYIGFILGTGTNTSYVEANRNITKVKGLDAKRSQCINIEMGGMNVLPHGDLDDALDATTQDKGNYRLEKIVSGRYLGPLALLAVHAACREGLFSPAAATLLSSLTALETKDINDFISMPNDTEYSLSRLVMGDDARTLWHLFDMLVSRSAAITAINLASVVIRSGAGTDPLAPVGITAEGTTFHRLAGLKQKTERFLGAYLREKKGIYYDILTVENATLIGTAVAGLMN
- a CDS encoding late competence development ComFB family protein — encoded protein: MRYIVNLLEDIVEKCTDEYLKDAGVSVDSSVKYDIIVYTLNKLLPQYVVSARGKLHSIKNNENVQHIADIYHCIHEGYEVVQKRRGYSTRETLPIIPEDGLYCVYPEVMGTVFNGKSFMRLSRGTVSMLENEDLIAPYNGNFPNPYSISEKTSGRYMFRFKPRRVYTEALVMAVLTLRIESHGFEPHISHVKLPISPVQCTRSEVPGFTTHIVNDIYLTD